A part of Bacteroidetes bacterium SB0662_bin_6 genomic DNA contains:
- a CDS encoding F0F1 ATP synthase subunit beta, protein MANGKIVQIIGPVVDAEFPSGDVPEILSALTIGRDQGDDLVLEVQQHLGENRVRTIAMDSTDGLTRGTEVVNTGRAIAMPVGEEIRGRLLNVVGRAIDGFPQPEVSEWRPIHREAPAFEELQTSIEMLETGIKVIDLIQPVARGGKVGLFGGAGVGKTVLIQELINNIAKAHEGLSVFAGVGERTREGNDLLREMLESGVMSYGEEFRQTMEEGGWDLSQVDDEALRQSNITLVFGQMNEPPGARARVALAGLTVAEYFRDLGGRDVLLFVDNIFRFTQAGSEVSALLGRMPSAVGYQPTLATEMGELQERITSTRDGAITSFQAIYVPADDLTDPAPATTFAHLDATTVLSRQIASLGIYPAIDPLDSTSRILDARIVGEEHYRTAQEVKELLQRYKELQDIIAILGMDELSDEDKLVVQRARRAQRFMSQPFFVAQQFTGIEGKYVKVEDSIRGFRAILEGEMDQYPESAFNLKGSIEEVAEAGEKMLAEETA, encoded by the coding sequence ATGGCGAACGGTAAGATCGTTCAGATAATCGGACCTGTCGTGGACGCGGAATTTCCATCCGGCGATGTCCCCGAGATTCTTTCTGCGTTGACGATCGGACGGGATCAGGGAGACGATCTGGTCCTGGAAGTGCAGCAGCACCTCGGGGAAAATCGCGTTCGTACGATCGCCATGGATTCCACGGACGGGCTTACGCGTGGGACGGAGGTCGTGAATACGGGCCGTGCGATCGCCATGCCTGTCGGCGAAGAGATTCGTGGACGGCTGCTGAATGTCGTGGGGCGCGCCATCGATGGCTTCCCCCAACCTGAGGTGAGCGAGTGGCGCCCGATTCATCGGGAGGCGCCTGCCTTCGAGGAGCTTCAGACCAGCATCGAGATGCTGGAAACGGGCATCAAGGTGATCGATCTTATTCAGCCGGTGGCGCGGGGCGGCAAGGTGGGCTTGTTCGGCGGCGCCGGTGTGGGCAAGACGGTGCTCATCCAGGAACTCATCAACAATATCGCCAAGGCGCATGAGGGCCTTTCCGTCTTTGCCGGGGTCGGGGAACGCACCCGCGAGGGAAACGATCTGTTGCGCGAGATGCTTGAATCCGGCGTCATGAGTTACGGCGAGGAATTTCGCCAGACGATGGAAGAAGGGGGCTGGGATTTGAGCCAGGTGGATGACGAAGCGCTCCGGCAGTCCAACATTACGCTTGTTTTCGGGCAGATGAATGAACCGCCCGGCGCCCGTGCTCGCGTAGCCCTGGCCGGCCTGACCGTCGCGGAATATTTTCGCGATCTGGGCGGCCGGGACGTACTTCTCTTCGTGGACAACATTTTCCGCTTCACGCAAGCCGGTTCGGAGGTTTCGGCGTTGCTTGGTCGGATGCCGAGCGCAGTAGGGTACCAGCCGACGCTTGCCACCGAGATGGGCGAGCTGCAGGAGCGCATCACCTCGACCCGGGACGGCGCCATTACCTCTTTCCAGGCTATTTACGTTCCGGCGGACGACCTTACGGATCCCGCGCCGGCCACCACTTTTGCGCACCTCGACGCTACGACGGTGCTTTCCCGCCAGATTGCCTCGTTAGGGATTTATCCGGCTATCGACCCGCTGGATTCGACAAGCCGCATTCTGGATGCGCGCATCGTCGGCGAGGAACATTACCGGACGGCTCAGGAGGTGAAGGAACTCCTTCAACGGTACAAGGAATTGCAGGACATCATTGCCATTCTCGGCATGGACGAGTTGTCCGACGAAGACAAGCTTGTGGTGCAGCGGGCCCGCCGCGCCCAGCGATTCATGAGCCAGCCGTTTTTTGTGGCCCAGCAATTCACCGGCATTGAAGGCAAGTACGTCAAGGTGGAGGATTCGATTCGCGGGTTCCGGGCCATTCTGGAAGGAGAGATGGACCAATACCCCGAAAGCGCCTTCAATCTGAAGGGTTCCATCGAAGAGGTTGCGGAAGCCGGCGAGAAGATGCTCGCGGAGGAGACCGCATAG
- a CDS encoding glutamine synthetase type III has translation MSKLIDDYNVKAATKFVPDIKTPILPIDIEKIFGENTFGLEAMKSRLPKKIYERLLATIENNEPVDSTVADTVATAMKEWAKERGGTHFTHWFQPLTGSTAEKHDSFITPNKGGGAIAEFSGSDLIQGEPDASSFPSGGVRATFEARGYTAWDPTSPAFLIENKNGAYLAIPTAFTSWTGEALDYKIPLLRSVAALDGAARRVLELFGVEGVQNVYSTVGSEQEYFLIDEEYYYRRPDLVTTGRTLIGAKPPKGHELDDHYFGAIEDRILSCMLETERELYRLGVPVKTRHNEVAPSQYEIAPIFENSNVGADHQHLIMLMLQKIARKYGLVCLLHEKPFDGLNGSGKHNNWSISTNTGLNLLDPGDDPSQNLRFLFFCAAVIRAVFKHQDVLRIAVATAGNDHRLGANEAPPAILSVFLGEALYGIFNQIAEGSATSNKEGGFLGLGSPVLPHLPRHSGDRNRTSPFAFTGNKFEFRAVGSNQTISFSNTVLNVIMADTLDELATSLEAKIGDGMAFEDAVASVLQESAQETKPILFEGDNYTEEWHAEAEQRGLLNLRTTVDALEKMLDEKNVSLFEKTNVLSKTELESRYETWLEQYIITVNIEAETTQAIAETMVLPAAAKYFGELTNTVVQANQIGAPSGGTQATAAATGALIDELRGAVDQLKAANMTHIDDGHAHAVHMRDQVIPAMNAVRLACDKLERVVPNELWPIPTYREILFIR, from the coding sequence ATGTCCAAGTTGATTGACGATTATAACGTAAAGGCCGCAACCAAATTCGTGCCTGACATCAAGACTCCGATTCTTCCCATAGATATCGAGAAAATCTTTGGGGAGAATACGTTTGGTCTGGAAGCCATGAAAAGCCGTCTTCCGAAGAAAATCTACGAGCGGCTTCTCGCCACCATCGAAAACAATGAGCCGGTCGATTCGACGGTTGCGGATACCGTAGCGACGGCCATGAAAGAGTGGGCCAAGGAGCGGGGTGGAACGCACTTTACGCACTGGTTCCAACCCTTGACCGGCTCGACGGCCGAAAAGCACGACAGTTTCATCACCCCGAACAAGGGTGGAGGCGCCATTGCAGAGTTCTCCGGGAGTGACCTGATCCAGGGGGAACCGGATGCATCGAGTTTCCCGAGCGGCGGCGTGCGCGCCACCTTCGAGGCCCGAGGCTATACGGCATGGGACCCCACTTCGCCCGCGTTCCTCATCGAGAACAAAAACGGGGCCTATCTGGCAATCCCCACGGCGTTCACTTCCTGGACCGGGGAGGCGCTGGACTACAAGATCCCCCTGCTTCGCTCCGTAGCGGCGCTGGATGGCGCAGCCCGGCGCGTTCTTGAGCTCTTCGGCGTGGAGGGCGTACAGAACGTGTACTCCACCGTCGGTTCCGAGCAGGAATACTTCCTGATCGACGAGGAATATTATTACCGCCGGCCGGACCTCGTGACCACGGGGCGGACGCTCATCGGCGCCAAACCGCCGAAGGGGCACGAGCTGGACGATCATTATTTCGGAGCGATCGAAGACCGGATTCTGTCGTGCATGCTCGAAACGGAACGGGAGTTGTACCGCCTCGGAGTGCCCGTCAAAACACGCCACAACGAAGTGGCCCCGAGCCAGTACGAAATCGCGCCGATTTTCGAAAACTCGAACGTGGGCGCCGATCACCAGCACCTGATCATGCTCATGCTGCAGAAGATAGCCCGCAAGTACGGCCTCGTCTGCCTGCTGCATGAGAAACCGTTCGACGGACTGAACGGATCGGGCAAGCACAACAACTGGTCGATATCCACGAATACAGGCCTGAACCTGCTCGATCCGGGAGACGATCCTTCCCAGAACCTGCGGTTCCTGTTCTTCTGCGCCGCCGTGATCCGCGCGGTGTTCAAACATCAGGACGTGTTGCGAATCGCCGTGGCGACGGCCGGAAACGACCACCGGCTGGGCGCAAACGAAGCGCCTCCGGCCATTTTGAGCGTTTTCCTCGGCGAGGCCCTGTACGGCATCTTCAACCAGATCGCGGAAGGCTCCGCCACGTCGAACAAAGAGGGCGGTTTCCTTGGCCTTGGCAGCCCGGTCCTTCCGCATCTGCCGCGCCACTCGGGCGACCGTAATCGTACGTCTCCGTTCGCTTTCACGGGAAACAAGTTCGAATTCCGCGCGGTCGGCTCCAATCAGACGATCTCGTTTTCGAACACCGTGCTCAACGTAATCATGGCGGACACGCTGGACGAACTGGCCACGAGCCTGGAAGCCAAAATAGGCGACGGGATGGCTTTCGAAGACGCCGTGGCCAGCGTGCTTCAGGAATCCGCGCAGGAAACGAAACCCATCCTTTTCGAAGGAGACAACTACACGGAAGAATGGCATGCGGAAGCCGAACAACGCGGTCTGCTGAACCTGCGTACGACCGTCGATGCGCTCGAAAAAATGCTCGACGAGAAAAACGTGTCGCTTTTCGAGAAGACCAATGTCCTTTCGAAGACGGAACTCGAAAGCCGGTACGAAACGTGGCTCGAGCAGTACATCATCACGGTCAATATCGAAGCGGAAACCACGCAGGCCATAGCCGAAACGATGGTGCTCCCCGCAGCAGCGAAGTACTTCGGTGAGTTAACGAACACCGTTGTGCAAGCCAACCAGATCGGCGCTCCTTCCGGAGGCACGCAGGCTACGGCTGCCGCCACAGGCGCTCTCATCGACGAGCTGCGTGGAGCGGTCGACCAGTTGAAGGCTGCGAATATGACCCATATCGACGATGGGCATGCGCACGCCGTACACATGCGCGATCAGGTCATTCCGGCGATGAACGCCGTACGTCTTGCGTGCGACAAACTCGAGCGGGTCGTGCCGAACGAACTGTGGCCGATACCGACCTACCGGGAAATACTGTTCATCAGGTAG
- a CDS encoding F0F1 ATP synthase subunit epsilon has translation MAHLQVEIVAPDRRVFQGEARGVQAPGRFGSFEVLFNHAPMIAAFDIGAIRVTASDGEQVFFASSGGFLEVIDNRVTVLADTAEPVSKIDTQRAKAAEERALSRLQSTGEDIDRLRAGRALERARNRLRMAMGRIGRTASA, from the coding sequence ATGGCCCATCTTCAGGTTGAAATCGTTGCCCCGGACCGGCGCGTCTTTCAGGGAGAGGCGCGGGGGGTCCAGGCGCCTGGCCGGTTTGGTTCGTTCGAGGTGCTCTTCAATCATGCTCCCATGATCGCCGCGTTCGACATTGGCGCGATACGCGTTACGGCTTCCGACGGAGAGCAGGTCTTTTTTGCTTCGAGCGGGGGCTTTCTCGAGGTGATCGACAACCGGGTTACGGTACTCGCGGACACGGCTGAGCCGGTTTCCAAAATAGATACGCAACGGGCGAAAGCAGCCGAAGAACGAGCGTTGAGCCGGTTGCAATCGACTGGGGAAGATATTGACCGGCTTCGTGCCGGGCGAGCCCTCGAGCGGGCCCGCAACCGGCTACGCATGGCGATGGGGCGTATCGGCAGAACGGCTTCGGCATGA
- a CDS encoding sugar phosphate isomerase/epimerase: MHRRDFVRRAAAAGGLLGMGAAAPAKALAPMMELGRGPGNRIGVSTYSFWRFAGEREDYPIASCIEQAADMGFDGVEILHVQMGSEENAHLQMLKRKAIELGLDLMGFSTHQGFVSPDAARRQENVDRTKHQIDVASALGIPTMRINTGRWGTSESFNALMANRGIEPPLEGYTDEEAFDWVIDAIGSCIDHAAEKGVVLGLENHWGLGRTPEGVLRIVQAIDSPWLQVTLDTGNFLEDPYDKLAMLAPYTVLVQAKTYYGGGTWYTLDLDYDRIAQIMRDAGFRGYVSLEFEGKEDPGVAIPKSLALLRNAFGA, from the coding sequence ATGCACCGCAGAGATTTTGTCCGCCGCGCGGCGGCCGCAGGAGGACTTCTTGGAATGGGGGCTGCCGCTCCTGCAAAGGCGCTGGCGCCGATGATGGAGTTGGGACGTGGGCCCGGTAACCGGATCGGTGTATCCACCTATTCGTTCTGGCGTTTCGCAGGGGAGAGGGAGGACTACCCGATCGCTTCCTGTATCGAACAGGCCGCGGATATGGGTTTTGACGGGGTGGAGATCCTCCACGTCCAGATGGGTTCCGAGGAGAATGCCCATTTGCAGATGCTCAAGCGCAAGGCCATCGAGTTGGGATTGGACCTGATGGGGTTTTCGACCCATCAGGGATTTGTATCGCCGGATGCAGCGAGGCGCCAGGAAAATGTGGACAGGACAAAGCACCAGATCGATGTAGCTTCCGCATTGGGGATTCCCACCATGCGCATAAACACCGGGCGCTGGGGTACGAGCGAATCATTCAATGCATTGATGGCCAACCGGGGCATCGAACCGCCGCTCGAAGGATATACGGACGAGGAAGCCTTCGATTGGGTAATCGACGCCATCGGTTCCTGTATCGATCACGCTGCGGAGAAAGGGGTCGTCCTGGGGCTGGAGAATCATTGGGGCCTCGGGCGTACGCCCGAAGGAGTGCTCCGCATCGTTCAGGCCATTGACTCGCCCTGGCTTCAGGTCACCCTGGATACGGGCAACTTTCTGGAGGATCCTTACGATAAGCTGGCCATGCTGGCGCCGTACACCGTGCTCGTACAGGCCAAGACGTATTACGGCGGAGGCACATGGTATACGCTTGATCTGGACTACGACCGCATCGCGCAGATCATGCGCGACGCCGGTTTTCGGGGGTATGTCTCGCTGGAATTCGAGGGGAAGGAAGACCCTGGCGTAGCGATTCCGAAGAGTCTGGCGTTATTGCGCAATGCGTTCGGGGCGTAG
- a CDS encoding Lrp/AsnC family transcriptional regulator codes for MHRIDDIDVTILELLQDSGRMKRNAIAEIVGLSVPSVSDRMRKLEERGVITGYHAVVAPKRFHMDITSFIRVIVDGSTNYDNFVNEVLVFPEVQEVHSITGEGSHILKVRSRNTTTLEQILSKIQALPGVHSTSTSIVLSTFKETRKIKPFTTELTEQ; via the coding sequence ATGCACCGAATCGACGACATCGATGTCACCATCCTTGAACTGCTACAGGATAGCGGACGGATGAAACGCAACGCCATCGCGGAAATCGTAGGGCTTTCCGTGCCCTCCGTGAGCGATCGCATGCGCAAACTCGAAGAACGGGGAGTGATCACCGGCTATCACGCCGTGGTCGCCCCGAAGCGATTTCACATGGACATCACCTCCTTCATTCGCGTAATCGTGGACGGATCCACGAATTACGACAATTTCGTGAATGAAGTCCTTGTTTTCCCGGAAGTGCAGGAAGTGCATTCGATTACCGGGGAAGGATCTCACATACTGAAGGTGCGCTCCCGCAACACGACCACCCTCGAACAAATCCTGTCGAAAATCCAGGCATTGCCCGGAGTGCACAGCACCTCGACGAGCATTGTGCTGAGCACCTTCAAGGAAACGAGGAAAATCAAGCCGTTTACCACCGAGTTGACGGAACAATAA